The following is a genomic window from Deltaproteobacteria bacterium.
CCGCCGTGCAGGTCTGCCCGATCCGCGGCCGGCATCGCCGCCGGCGGTCAGTTTGCGTTGTTGGTGTTGCCCGACCCTTGTCCGGATTGGTTGCGATAGATTGCGCCGCCACCCTCGTATCGAACTAGCTCGATGACTTCGCGCGGTGTCGTGGGATATCGAATACAACGCGCCACGACGAATACTCTGAGATCGTTGTCACGTGTCGTATCGTTTGCCGCCGGTGGCATTTCGTCGTCGTTGTCCATGAGTTGGACTTCCCAGTCATCGTTGCCGTCGCCATCGATGTCACCGCGCAGCGGGTAGTTGCTCGGGTCGTTGCTCGGGTCTCCATCGAGGATGGCCGCCCATAGCCCGTAATTCTGGCCTGCCCATACGCGACCTTCGGCGAGCCCTGCCTCGGCGCACGACAGAGCGTCTCGCGCCTGCCGAATGAGACCGGTCGACCGAGTATCGGCGAGCTGGACGTAGATGGCGACCCCGCCAGCACCGAGCAGTGCCACGAGGAGGATGAGAACGACGACCATGGCCGATCCGCGCTGCCCGCGAGTCATGGTGAGCCCTCCAAGTTGCGCAGCTCCACGGTAGTCGTCAGCACGCGCCGGCGGTATGGGTCCGGAACCGTCGACGCTGCACGGTCTTCCGCGGCCGGTCGCGTGAAGGACGCCACGTTGCTCGTTTCGCTCACCGAGCGCGCAATGAGAGTCAATCGCACCGCTCGCGGAGGGATGCCGCCGGGCGGATCCATGTCGCCGGCAATATTGTAGTACCACTCGTCGTCGTTCGGAGCGATCCCCACTTCGGTGATCGTCCCGTCTCCGTTTGCATCGACGGCGACCGCGATCTGGAGGTCCTCGATTCCGTCCGCGACTGGCTCTGCCGTCGCCGGTCCGGGCCCGTCCGGGTCCATCATGAGCATAGGTATATTGCCGGTTCCCGCGTCGTTCTGCACGAAGAATCGCGCGAAGCGTCCGCGAATGACGAGGCTGCCGGGCTCGAAGCCCGGCCCGGGAAATGACACCGCACCACACGAACTCGGTTGGATGGTGCCCAACTGCCACTCCGAGCCACTGGCCTGAACGTCGGCCACGCGCACGATCGTCCCGACGTCGAGATTGGTGATGACGATGTAATCGCCCGGGAAAAAGTCCTGTCCGGCGACTTCTTCCGCGTCCAGCACCGTGAGCCCGGTCGACGTAGGGCTGTACGTCGACCGCGAGGACGTGAAGATACCCCCGCTCGCGTAGACGAGACTGATTTCGTCCGGCGCGTTTGTACGATTGGTGACTGAAATCCCGGGTACCTGTCCCGAGCAGCCGATCAAGTCTTCGAACATACCGGTCAGGACGCCCGGGTTCGAGTTGCGGACCGCATCAGCGAGAAAGTCCATTGACACCCGCGCCGCCCGCTGCACCGACACCATCGTTCCATGATCGCGGAAGCTGCGCATCATCGTCAAGCCAACCGACAGCGCTGCACCGATCACCAGACTGGAGACGACGAGTGCCACCATCAACTCGACGAGCGTGAGGCCCGCGTCGGGGCGGACGGTTCGCGTCACAACGTCCTCCGAGTCTGGAGCACGACTTGATGCGGCTCGCTACCGCGCTCGTTCCAGGTGACGGTGACCACGATGTCCGCAAATGTTGCATTCGTAGTGATCACCGTCGTTCGCGTGTAGAGCCCGCCAGTGACCGGTCTGCCTTGGGGATTTAGCCCTGATTCGACGGTCGTGCCGGCGGCCAGGGGGATCGTACGTAGTTGTTCGATCCGCGATTCTGCGAGAACGGCCGCTTCCGTGGCGT
Proteins encoded in this region:
- a CDS encoding prepilin-type N-terminal cleavage/methylation domain-containing protein, with the translated sequence MTRTVRPDAGLTLVELMVALVVSSLVIGAALSVGLTMMRSFRDHGTMVSVQRAARVSMDFLADAVRNSNPGVLTGMFEDLIGCSGQVPGISVTNRTNAPDEISLVYASGGIFTSSRSTYSPTSTGLTVLDAEEVAGQDFFPGDYIVITNLDVGTIVRVADVQASGSEWQLGTIQPSSCGAVSFPGPGFEPGSLVIRGRFARFFVQNDAGTGNIPMLMMDPDGPGPATAEPVADGIEDLQIAVAVDANGDGTITEVGIAPNDDEWYYNIAGDMDPPGGIPPRAVRLTLIARSVSETSNVASFTRPAAEDRAASTVPDPYRRRVLTTTVELRNLEGSP